In one Leptospiraceae bacterium genomic region, the following are encoded:
- a CDS encoding lipoprotein signal peptidase yields the protein MPVFKKSFWEVFRPSYLIFIAIGVFIDLLSKYLIVQNFKLHDGLDVFGGVFRITLTFNTGYVFGLFQDNLLPSIITTGIAIIILFIYRLAFHDQGNAWGWNLVLVGAFGNFIDKFFVKMPPGRGIKFGITTNLAKGEYAGVVDFLDFDWPDFLYFERWPAFNFADSCISVGLVILIISMHLEERRKAKEGIHEN from the coding sequence ATGCCAGTTTTTAAAAAGAGTTTTTGGGAGGTCTTCCGTCCTTCCTACCTGATCTTTATTGCGATTGGGGTTTTTATCGACCTTTTAAGCAAATATTTAATCGTTCAAAACTTTAAACTTCACGATGGTCTGGATGTCTTCGGTGGAGTTTTTCGTATAACTCTGACATTTAACACCGGTTATGTTTTTGGTCTATTTCAGGATAATCTCCTTCCCTCGATTATTACTACAGGTATTGCCATTATAATCCTGTTTATATACAGACTGGCATTCCACGATCAGGGAAATGCCTGGGGATGGAACCTCGTGCTGGTAGGGGCATTCGGTAATTTTATTGATAAGTTTTTCGTGAAAATGCCACCGGGAAGAGGAATTAAATTTGGCATTACTACGAATCTGGCCAAGGGAGAATATGCCGGAGTCGTGGACTTTTTAGATTTTGATTGGCCCGATTTTTTATATTTTGAAAGATGGCCGGCCTTTAATTTTGCGGACTCCTGTATTTCCGTAGGATTGGTTATTTTAATTATTTCTATGCATCTTGAAGAAAGAAGAAAGGCTAAGGAAGGAATACATGAAAATTAA
- a CDS encoding endonuclease — MIRNLLFPFLFLLAFGLVICKENNASDKDITQAEEESNEEESDTGIEIEKKTESSNYSSNSKLSGNTKIYSFNRSKNLLMKIYEKHRITFYCGCKFYEDKRVDPEECGYVPKKSSNKRSRNIEWEHVVAAENFGRSFKEWREGHPNCVSKEKPYKGRRCASKVSEEFRRMEADMHNLHPAIGELNQYRSNYMYNMIPGEEREFGKCDFEVKGKIAEPMPSIYGNIARTFMYMDKAYPRRGIISGSNRKLFEAWNRMDPVDKWECERARLIKEIQGNENSIVEEACKKAGL; from the coding sequence ATGATAAGAAACTTACTATTTCCTTTTCTTTTTTTACTTGCTTTCGGGCTTGTAATTTGTAAGGAAAACAATGCTTCGGATAAAGATATCACACAGGCAGAAGAAGAATCTAATGAAGAAGAAAGTGATACAGGCATTGAAATCGAAAAAAAGACTGAGTCATCAAATTATTCTTCAAACTCTAAGCTTTCGGGTAATACAAAGATCTATAGTTTTAATCGATCTAAAAACCTTCTCATGAAAATTTATGAGAAGCATAGAATTACTTTCTATTGTGGATGTAAATTCTATGAAGATAAAAGAGTAGATCCGGAGGAATGTGGATATGTACCCAAGAAAAGTTCGAATAAGCGTTCCAGGAATATTGAGTGGGAACATGTGGTCGCAGCTGAAAACTTTGGCCGAAGTTTTAAAGAGTGGAGGGAAGGACATCCAAATTGTGTATCAAAAGAAAAACCTTATAAGGGCAGACGTTGTGCTTCTAAAGTAAGTGAAGAATTCCGCCGTATGGAAGCCGATATGCATAATCTTCATCCCGCTATAGGTGAACTAAACCAGTATCGTTCAAATTATATGTACAATATGATTCCGGGAGAAGAAAGAGAATTTGGGAAGTGTGATTTTGAAGTAAAAGGAAAGATTGCTGAACCCATGCCTTCTATTTATGGAAATATCGCGAGAACTTTTATGTATATGGATAAAGCTTATCCTCGCAGGGGGATTATATCGGGAAGCAATCGAAAGCTTTTTGAAGCCTGGAACCGCATGGATCCGGTTGATAAATGGGAGTGCGAGAGAGCAAGACTTATAAAAGAAATACAGGGCAATGAAAATTCAATTGTGGAAGAAGCCTGCAAAAAAGCTGGTCTATAA
- a CDS encoding nicotinamide-nucleotide amidohydrolase family protein, whose product MKPDIYIFSTGSEITYGKNTDTNSIWMANELSGLGFIVNRIIVLPDKPEYIEEEIRRVMDKSKVSLILMSGGLGSTQDDYTLSVLCNILKVNYIPLPSAEKKLIAFSRLRGKDYSDILDMTKRQVCIPSGAEPLENEVGLAPGFFVNLNEFCSLAAFPGVPGEMMSMFSNRFLPILKEKYIPEEIYSAHRFVWTIGETVFQRKYIENNPLIEKEGVEWGITARPGYVKLSFHTHEEKSLKDILENLDTRVEMISEEEALPTIHRILTDKKKMLATAESCTGGLISKLITDLPGSSQYFLGSVVSYHNNIKRDVLSVSEDTLINYGAVSEECAREMVEGLEKLYHSDYSISVTGIAGPGGGSRQKPVGLVFIGIKHRGEEAEIHKFNLPLRRELFREYVANIALYLLYKKLEETNT is encoded by the coding sequence ATGAAGCCCGATATTTATATTTTTTCTACCGGTTCCGAAATTACTTACGGAAAGAATACGGACACAAATTCTATCTGGATGGCCAATGAATTAAGCGGACTTGGTTTTATTGTGAATCGAATTATTGTATTACCGGATAAGCCGGAGTATATCGAAGAAGAAATCAGAAGAGTTATGGATAAAAGTAAAGTATCGCTTATTCTTATGAGCGGAGGGCTTGGTTCTACACAGGATGATTATACTTTATCCGTACTATGTAATATATTAAAGGTTAATTATATTCCCCTTCCTTCAGCCGAAAAAAAACTCATTGCTTTTAGTCGTTTGAGAGGGAAGGATTATTCGGATATTCTGGATATGACTAAGCGACAGGTTTGCATTCCTTCTGGTGCTGAGCCTTTAGAAAATGAAGTGGGTCTTGCACCAGGTTTTTTTGTGAACTTAAATGAATTTTGCTCGCTTGCTGCTTTTCCTGGCGTTCCGGGTGAAATGATGTCCATGTTTTCTAATAGGTTCCTTCCTATATTAAAAGAAAAGTATATTCCGGAAGAGATATATTCTGCTCATCGTTTTGTCTGGACAATAGGAGAAACTGTTTTTCAGAGAAAATATATAGAGAATAATCCTTTAATTGAAAAAGAGGGAGTCGAATGGGGAATAACAGCTAGGCCGGGTTATGTAAAACTCTCCTTTCACACCCATGAAGAGAAAAGTCTGAAAGATATATTAGAAAATTTAGATACTCGTGTTGAAATGATAAGTGAAGAAGAGGCTCTTCCCACTATTCACCGAATATTAACTGATAAGAAAAAAATGTTGGCTACAGCTGAAAGTTGTACGGGTGGACTTATCTCCAAATTGATTACGGATCTTCCTGGTTCTTCCCAATACTTTTTAGGTAGCGTTGTATCTTATCATAATAATATTAAGCGGGATGTTCTTTCAGTAAGTGAAGATACCCTTATAAATTATGGTGCGGTTTCGGAAGAATGTGCAAGAGAGATGGTCGAAGGTCTCGAAAAGCTTTATCATTCCGATTATTCTATTTCTGTTACCGGTATAGCCGGTCCGGGTGGAGGAAGTCGACAAAAACCGGTCGGCCTTGTTTTTATTGGAATTAAACATAGGGGAGAAGAAGCTGAAATTCATAAATTTAATCTTCCTTTACGGCGGGAATTATTCAGGGAGTATGTAGCGAATATTGCTTTATATCTTTTATACAAAAAATTGGAGGAAACAAATACTTGA
- a CDS encoding DUF3421 domain-containing protein has translation MKRSLVFLFFLLTLSLEAGFIGWVKYTGKVPHRAKWVGLEERFPDGSKKEVYICRAEYKDILHPGRMRDGKCIISVDGKEILFSEFELFFHGSEVSLKAFKGNTPKNAITAGGSIGNLFFLCVLKHNGSWLPGKLYENECKIGYGGTELSFKEKFYVLVKK, from the coding sequence ATGAAAAGAAGTTTAGTATTTTTGTTTTTTCTCCTCACTCTATCTCTTGAGGCAGGTTTTATTGGCTGGGTAAAATATACCGGAAAAGTTCCGCATCGGGCTAAATGGGTGGGTCTGGAAGAAAGGTTTCCGGATGGTAGTAAAAAAGAAGTTTATATCTGTCGGGCCGAGTACAAAGATATTCTTCATCCCGGAAGGATGAGAGACGGAAAGTGTATTATTTCGGTAGATGGAAAGGAGATCCTCTTTTCCGAATTTGAACTTTTTTTTCATGGTAGTGAAGTGAGTTTAAAAGCTTTTAAAGGGAATACACCAAAAAATGCTATAACTGCCGGAGGAAGTATCGGAAATCTCTTTTTTCTTTGTGTCTTGAAACACAATGGAAGCTGGTTACCCGGTAAGTTATACGAAAATGAATGTAAAATCGGTTATGGTGGAACCGAGCTTTCTTTCAAGGAAAAGTTTTATGTGCTTGTTAAAAAGTAA
- a CDS encoding alpha/beta hydrolase has translation MKKILSVSFFVTTLIVQSCCTTNTNIIPKKADANAVKEYLNERINQPFDRTQTLPVVFATNRRIVSGTSVPKCSNSYFSPNFNEGTSYGVCDISVPMKHEIGTLDSNQDGDSNQYFKFTDFTPITSTQWIEKVKNSKHDEVILFVHGFNVLFEEAVLRAAQMKYDLKFPGEIVLYTWPAGPTGGIFEKLNINGTYKANQQNAKGTIPMVKQILRDISSTGKKVHVIVHSMGHQIVLPAISELSKEKPDSFIEELILNAPDFPTTEFHSIKGNLKKASKRITVYCSPGDKALVASRQVNENERIGSCEKISGVDMINVNEVDDSLIGLNHGYYSSRQILTDLYQLLLGVDAQRRLFIRNSPSSKEDYILRK, from the coding sequence ATGAAAAAAATCCTATCTGTGTCCTTTTTTGTAACGACACTTATCGTGCAGAGCTGTTGTACGACGAATACAAATATAATTCCGAAAAAGGCAGATGCAAACGCAGTTAAAGAATATCTGAATGAAAGAATAAACCAACCTTTTGATAGAACCCAGACCCTTCCGGTTGTTTTTGCAACGAATCGGCGTATTGTATCCGGAACCTCGGTTCCAAAGTGTTCCAATAGTTACTTTTCCCCCAATTTTAATGAAGGTACGAGCTACGGGGTTTGTGATATCAGCGTTCCTATGAAACATGAAATTGGAACCCTTGATTCCAATCAGGATGGAGATTCTAACCAGTATTTTAAGTTTACTGATTTTACTCCCATCACCTCCACTCAGTGGATAGAAAAAGTAAAAAACAGTAAACATGACGAAGTCATATTATTTGTTCATGGATTTAATGTTTTATTTGAGGAAGCTGTTTTAAGAGCTGCTCAGATGAAATATGACCTGAAGTTTCCCGGAGAAATCGTCCTGTATACCTGGCCTGCGGGACCTACGGGAGGTATCTTTGAGAAGTTGAATATTAATGGAACCTACAAAGCGAATCAACAAAATGCAAAGGGTACTATTCCGATGGTAAAACAAATTCTTAGAGATATTAGTTCTACAGGAAAGAAAGTGCATGTGATCGTGCATTCTATGGGACACCAGATTGTCCTTCCTGCTATTTCGGAATTATCTAAAGAGAAGCCCGATTCTTTTATAGAAGAATTAATATTGAATGCTCCTGATTTTCCTACAACTGAATTTCATTCTATCAAAGGAAACCTGAAGAAAGCGTCCAAGCGAATTACGGTTTATTGTTCACCCGGCGATAAGGCCCTTGTAGCTTCCAGGCAGGTGAATGAGAATGAAAGAATTGGTTCCTGTGAAAAAATTTCCGGTGTAGATATGATTAATGTGAACGAGGTAGATGATTCTTTGATAGGCTTAAATCATGGTTATTATTCTTCTCGCCAGATTTTGACTGATCTGTATCAACTTTTACTCGGAGTAGATGCACAGAGAAGGCTCTTTATTCGTAATTCTCCTTCATCCAAAGAAGATTATATATTAAGAAAATAG
- a CDS encoding alpha/beta fold hydrolase, whose protein sequence is MKINYINSNDVKLLVKTSVPENLEEKPETLLFLHGYPDNHKTWSHQIESFKDNYRIIVFDIRGCGGSTPPPSRKGYHIDHLMQDVDNVLNVFLEKDEKVHLVGHDWGAIIFWSYISIPSYAKRVASFTAICGPHPTLALKNLYDNIKSFDPFNLFATIDQLAKSWYVAFLQIPRIPEFLLYSSPEMMWNILFSQSGLPESDDIRHFSREEILSTSVGPINLYRELIQGGLPPLPEEPIAVPITVIGAEKDLAITKLAYENIDKIARQVDIRYIDANHWIHREKSADVNKLISIFLKRIALRKNT, encoded by the coding sequence ATGAAAATTAATTATATAAATTCCAATGATGTAAAACTTCTGGTGAAAACCAGTGTACCGGAGAATTTGGAAGAGAAGCCGGAAACCCTCCTTTTTTTGCACGGTTACCCGGATAATCACAAAACCTGGTCTCATCAAATTGAATCCTTTAAAGACAATTACCGGATCATTGTTTTTGATATTCGGGGTTGCGGAGGTTCAACTCCTCCTCCCAGTCGTAAAGGATACCATATCGACCACCTTATGCAGGATGTGGATAATGTGTTGAATGTTTTCTTAGAAAAAGATGAGAAAGTGCATTTAGTGGGTCATGACTGGGGAGCTATTATCTTTTGGTCTTATATTTCTATTCCTTCTTATGCTAAACGTGTGGCTTCTTTCACCGCTATTTGTGGACCGCATCCTACCCTGGCTCTAAAAAATCTTTATGATAATATAAAGAGCTTTGATCCCTTTAATTTATTTGCTACTATTGATCAATTAGCCAAGTCCTGGTATGTTGCTTTTTTACAAATTCCCCGGATTCCCGAATTTCTTCTTTATTCTTCTCCGGAGATGATGTGGAATATCCTGTTTTCTCAAAGCGGTCTTCCCGAATCAGATGATATTCGTCATTTCAGCCGGGAAGAAATCCTTTCTACTTCTGTAGGGCCGATAAACCTGTACCGTGAATTAATACAGGGAGGGCTTCCACCCTTACCCGAAGAACCTATTGCTGTACCGATAACCGTGATAGGGGCAGAAAAGGATTTAGCGATTACTAAATTAGCCTATGAAAATATAGATAAAATTGCCAGGCAGGTAGATATTCGTTATATTGATGCTAACCACTGGATTCACAGGGAGAAATCTGCAGATGTTAATAAGTTAATTTCTATTTTCTTAAAGAGGATTGCTCTACGTAAAAATACATGA
- a CDS encoding arginine--tRNA ligase, whose amino-acid sequence MKENELLKYRVLETLQQAVEKYLNDNLPEKKLEDLHIRLEYSRNEKFGDYSSAFILENKKHLPGKPEDIAEKVIQYLVPNEMFSFVEFTKPGFINFRIEPLYLLNYIHQFLYSDGPQRASVTHSQKINFEFVSANPTGPLNIVSARAAAMGDSICNLLSHIGHDVHREFYVNDYGNQVRLLGFSCLARLRESKGEPIQIQGDEEVLNEEELLKGNYIPSEGYRGEYLINVAKNVYKNHQPEIDNYLEKKDYKNLADKFSRWTVEENLASQKEALKQFGVEFDEFFLESGLHESNKVLAVLDNLERAGDVKEEEGKKLFVSSKYGDDKDRVILRKDGRPTYLLADIAYHKNKMDRGFHKMINIWGPDHHGYIARLKGAMLSLSYPENAFRVLIAQQVNLIEKGEKLKMSKRLGQFQTMTDLLEYLGEHAKDVGRYFFVMRTLDAPLDFDLELAKDDSDKNPVFYLQYAHARICSIFREVGKACGYEEAKKLELTEERSRLIFWLGRFLEETYDAGLSMEPHRLCNYLQNLSKAFTQFYMAKNNRLKDAGEQERKGLAYLCELSRICLSEGLKLLGISSPEKLEKVEG is encoded by the coding sequence ATGAAAGAAAATGAATTATTGAAGTATCGCGTACTGGAAACCTTACAACAGGCTGTAGAAAAATATCTGAATGATAATTTACCGGAAAAGAAATTAGAGGATTTGCATATACGTCTGGAATATTCAAGAAATGAAAAATTTGGAGATTACTCCTCTGCCTTTATTCTGGAAAATAAGAAACATCTTCCTGGCAAACCGGAAGATATAGCCGAAAAAGTTATACAGTATCTTGTGCCGAATGAAATGTTTTCTTTTGTTGAATTTACAAAACCGGGTTTTATTAATTTTCGAATTGAACCTCTCTACTTACTAAATTATATACACCAATTTCTTTATTCGGATGGACCTCAGCGTGCAAGTGTTACGCATTCGCAGAAAATTAACTTTGAATTTGTAAGCGCGAATCCTACCGGGCCATTGAACATTGTATCCGCAAGAGCTGCTGCCATGGGGGATTCCATTTGCAATTTACTTTCCCACATCGGTCATGATGTGCATCGAGAATTTTATGTTAATGATTATGGAAATCAGGTTCGTCTCCTGGGTTTTTCTTGTCTTGCAAGGCTCCGGGAGTCCAAAGGTGAACCAATACAAATTCAGGGAGATGAAGAAGTCTTAAATGAAGAAGAACTTTTAAAAGGAAATTATATTCCTTCAGAAGGTTATAGGGGAGAATATTTAATCAACGTTGCAAAAAATGTTTATAAAAATCATCAACCGGAAATTGATAATTATCTCGAAAAAAAAGATTATAAGAATCTTGCTGATAAATTTTCTCGCTGGACAGTTGAAGAAAATTTAGCTTCTCAAAAAGAAGCTCTTAAGCAATTTGGTGTTGAATTTGATGAGTTTTTTTTAGAATCCGGTCTTCATGAATCTAATAAGGTACTGGCTGTTTTAGATAACCTTGAGCGTGCAGGGGATGTAAAAGAAGAGGAAGGTAAAAAGCTTTTTGTTTCAAGTAAATATGGTGATGACAAAGACAGGGTGATCCTTCGGAAAGATGGAAGGCCAACTTATCTTCTTGCTGATATAGCTTATCATAAAAATAAAATGGATAGAGGTTTCCATAAAATGATTAATATCTGGGGACCGGATCACCACGGCTATATAGCCAGACTAAAGGGAGCCATGTTATCTCTGTCATATCCTGAAAATGCCTTTCGCGTATTAATTGCCCAACAGGTAAACCTTATAGAAAAAGGCGAAAAATTAAAAATGAGTAAGCGTCTCGGTCAGTTTCAGACCATGACCGACTTACTGGAATATCTCGGTGAACATGCAAAAGATGTGGGTCGTTATTTTTTTGTCATGAGAACTCTGGATGCTCCGCTTGATTTTGATCTGGAACTAGCCAAAGATGATTCAGATAAAAATCCGGTCTTTTATTTGCAATATGCACATGCCAGAATTTGTTCCATTTTTCGAGAAGTTGGAAAAGCCTGTGGTTACGAGGAAGCAAAAAAACTTGAATTAACAGAAGAACGTTCGAGACTTATTTTCTGGCTGGGACGTTTTTTAGAAGAAACTTATGATGCCGGACTCAGCATGGAGCCACATCGTCTATGCAATTATCTCCAGAATTTAAGTAAGGCTTTTACACAGTTTTATATGGCAAAGAATAACCGGCTAAAAGATGCTGGCGAACAAGAACGAAAGGGTCTGGCTTATCTCTGTGAGCTTAGTCGAATTTGCCTTTCGGAAGGCTTGAAACTTTTAGGGATATCTTCACCCGAGAAACTTGAAAAGGTAGAAGGATAA
- a CDS encoding peptidoglycan DD-metalloendopeptidase family protein codes for MIFLKPRKLTHGHEILRTSNATLIYLGSASFHFSYKLKSRLFFGSLDFKKRRFQLIPLFLSAFSITAFLGFGPIHTSAGLKPDPILSNTEAVENDIRDMEAKNADDIYLRETEEQKRAILNASEDDNEFMKKTHYTIKTGENLNSVLKKFNLKAEELEVKKGRKYNLKPGDVVLLPGRNGLIHTMKKGESLARLIDQYGLSVRDVLIENKLGSADIFEPGDKVFLPGAVAPVPEPTWYLPVSSRVITSDYAYRTYPRSHFHDALDLKANYESVKAARSGKIIYSGWMGGYGNVIIIQHTDNFKTLYAHNSKLYVKRGDKIQGGRVISRSGCTGYCFGAHLHFEVIKNGKTVDPKKYLKGLRYK; via the coding sequence ATGATTTTTTTAAAACCCAGAAAATTGACTCATGGTCATGAGATTCTTCGAACCTCTAATGCTACCCTTATTTATTTGGGTTCTGCCAGCTTTCATTTTTCCTATAAGTTAAAAAGCCGTCTTTTTTTTGGTTCTCTGGATTTTAAAAAGCGGCGTTTCCAATTGATTCCTCTTTTCTTATCAGCTTTTTCTATTACTGCTTTTTTGGGCTTTGGACCCATTCATACTTCAGCCGGTTTAAAGCCGGATCCGATTCTTTCTAATACGGAAGCCGTAGAAAATGATATACGGGATATGGAAGCAAAAAATGCGGATGATATCTACCTGCGGGAAACAGAAGAGCAAAAGCGTGCTATTTTGAATGCCTCTGAAGATGACAATGAGTTCATGAAAAAGACCCATTATACCATTAAAACAGGGGAAAACCTTAACAGTGTCCTGAAGAAATTTAACCTGAAAGCAGAAGAGCTGGAAGTAAAAAAAGGAAGAAAATATAATTTAAAACCCGGTGACGTTGTGCTTTTACCGGGAAGAAACGGACTTATTCATACCATGAAAAAGGGAGAAAGTCTGGCACGACTGATAGATCAGTACGGTCTTTCGGTAAGAGATGTTCTTATTGAGAATAAGCTGGGAAGTGCAGATATTTTTGAACCGGGGGATAAAGTGTTTCTTCCGGGAGCAGTTGCTCCTGTACCGGAACCTACCTGGTATTTACCGGTATCTTCAAGGGTGATAACTTCCGATTATGCTTACAGAACCTATCCTCGTTCTCACTTTCATGATGCTTTAGATTTAAAGGCCAATTATGAATCTGTGAAAGCAGCCCGTTCCGGTAAAATTATTTATAGTGGCTGGATGGGTGGTTACGGAAATGTAATTATTATACAGCATACCGATAATTTTAAAACTCTATATGCCCATAATTCTAAGCTTTATGTGAAGCGGGGAGACAAAATACAGGGGGGAAGAGTAATTTCTCGTTCCGGCTGTACCGGTTATTGTTTTGGAGCCCACTTACACTTTGAGGTCATAAAAAACGGGAAAACCGTTGACCCCAAGAAATACTTGAAAGGTCTTAGATATAAATAA
- the recO gene encoding DNA repair protein RecO: MALRKENGLVLYSKILNDADAMITVLGDRSPKLKFIVKGIKKSKKRPIASCEIGSLISLDYYFHGERDFYNVKEINLIERFDYAKSSYLEYLLINYFCELLNIFLTEGEIHERGFKIAYACFNILNRKEYHPILLPYFKVKLLMELGLISYELVCHECGREYRETSGVHLNPYTLEIICRSCNNYIQENTQVVNFIDLAIHGKYAILKDMNIHSSLLIEADHLLNLYIRAYIHRDIKSEQVLYTHLRGKDEFRS, translated from the coding sequence ATGGCCTTGCGAAAGGAAAACGGTCTGGTGCTTTATTCCAAAATCCTGAATGATGCGGATGCCATGATTACAGTTTTGGGGGACAGGTCTCCGAAACTGAAATTTATAGTCAAGGGGATAAAAAAAAGTAAAAAAAGACCTATTGCAAGTTGCGAAATAGGTTCTTTGATTTCGCTTGACTACTACTTTCACGGGGAAAGGGATTTCTATAATGTGAAAGAGATAAATCTTATTGAGCGTTTTGATTATGCCAAATCAAGTTATCTCGAATATCTCTTGATAAATTATTTCTGTGAGCTTTTGAATATTTTTTTAACAGAAGGAGAAATCCATGAAAGAGGTTTTAAAATTGCGTATGCCTGCTTTAATATATTAAATCGAAAAGAGTATCATCCTATACTTTTACCTTATTTTAAAGTGAAACTTCTCATGGAACTCGGCCTTATTTCTTATGAACTCGTCTGTCACGAATGTGGAAGAGAATATAGAGAAACCTCCGGGGTTCATTTAAATCCTTATACTCTTGAAATTATCTGTCGTTCCTGTAATAATTATATACAGGAAAATACCCAGGTCGTTAATTTTATAGATCTTGCCATACATGGGAAATATGCTATTTTAAAAGATATGAATATTCATTCTTCTTTATTGATTGAAGCTGATCACCTTTTAAATCTTTATATTCGAGCATATATTCACCGAGATATTAAAAGCGAACAAGTATTATATACACACTTGAGAGGAAAAGATGAATTCCGTAGTTAA
- a CDS encoding alanine--glyoxylate aminotransferase family protein, which produces MKISSFSPPDRMLMGPGPSDVHHRVLHAMARPTVGHLDPEFSQMMESLKEMLRELFQTRNKVTFPLSGPGSLGMEFCFVNLLESGDKAIVCRNGVFGLRMSENVERCGGNVIPVNDEWTKPVDPEKVKEAIRQNPEAKLVAFVHAETSTGARTDAEAICRIAKEAGMLTVVDVVTSLAGIPVKVDEWQIDAAYSGTQKCLSCTPGISPVTFSEDAVSIVKQRKRKVQNWFLDLQQLLSYWDGSSGRTYHHTAPVNALYGLHESLVMVLEEGLQAVFQRHEKAYLQLKKGLQKLGIEYAVEEEYCLYPLNAVKIPKGIDEAGIRKKLLLEYGIEIGAGLGAFAGKIWRIGLMGNSAREKNVLRLLSALSEVLV; this is translated from the coding sequence ATGAAAATTTCCTCATTTTCTCCACCGGATAGAATGCTTATGGGTCCTGGACCTTCGGATGTTCATCACAGGGTATTACATGCAATGGCAAGACCGACTGTGGGGCATCTTGATCCGGAATTCAGCCAGATGATGGAAAGTTTGAAAGAAATGCTTCGTGAATTATTTCAGACAAGAAATAAAGTCACATTTCCCCTCTCCGGCCCGGGAAGTCTTGGTATGGAGTTTTGCTTTGTAAATCTCCTCGAATCCGGTGATAAAGCCATCGTTTGTCGAAACGGTGTCTTCGGGTTACGCATGTCGGAAAATGTAGAGAGATGTGGTGGGAATGTGATTCCGGTTAATGATGAATGGACAAAACCTGTAGATCCCGAAAAAGTAAAAGAAGCTATACGACAGAATCCTGAAGCAAAACTTGTTGCTTTTGTTCATGCAGAAACTTCCACCGGCGCCAGAACAGATGCAGAAGCTATTTGTCGTATTGCAAAAGAGGCCGGAATGCTTACAGTTGTGGATGTGGTGACATCTCTTGCCGGTATTCCGGTAAAAGTTGATGAATGGCAAATCGATGCGGCCTATTCAGGAACCCAGAAATGCCTTTCCTGTACCCCCGGAATTTCACCTGTTACTTTCAGTGAAGATGCGGTCAGTATCGTAAAGCAAAGAAAGAGAAAAGTTCAAAACTGGTTTTTAGATCTACAACAGCTTCTTTCTTATTGGGATGGAAGTTCAGGACGTACCTATCACCACACGGCTCCTGTTAATGCACTTTATGGTTTACATGAATCTTTAGTAATGGTTTTAGAAGAAGGTTTGCAGGCAGTGTTTCAAAGACATGAAAAGGCTTATCTGCAACTAAAAAAAGGTCTACAAAAACTGGGAATCGAATATGCTGTGGAAGAAGAATATTGTCTTTACCCTCTAAATGCAGTGAAAATTCCGAAAGGTATCGATGAGGCCGGTATTCGAAAAAAACTTCTTCTTGAATATGGAATCGAAATCGGGGCGGGACTCGGAGCCTTTGCCGGAAAGATCTGGAGAATCGGTTTAATGGGTAACAGTGCCAGAGAAAAAAATGTTTTACGCCTGCTCTCTGCACTTTCGGAGGTTCTTGTATAA